The Primulina eburnea isolate SZY01 chromosome 13, ASM2296580v1, whole genome shotgun sequence genome includes a region encoding these proteins:
- the LOC140809855 gene encoding GABA transporter 1, whose amino-acid sequence MGSNGPSSTNLPREEDDHHHNDTNKAPTLDAGAQFVLKSRGSWVHCGFHLTTSIVAPALLSLPYAFASLGWTAGVLSLSIGALVTFYSYNLLSFVLEHHAQLGRRHLTFRDMARDIIGQRWGMYFVGPIQFLVCYGAVVASTLLGGQCLKMIYVLSSPDGDMKLYQFVIIFGGLMLILAQIPSFHSLRHINLVSLVLCLVYSACATAGSIYIGSSSKGPRKDYSVNSNKETRIFGMLNALAIIATTFGNGIIPEIQATLAPPIKGKMFKGLCICYSVVTATFFSVAISGYWAFGNQAKGLVLSNFLDELGRPLVPKWFILMTNIFTILQLSAVGVVYLQPTNVVLERAFANPKSKEFSPRNVIPRLISRSISVVVATTIAAMLPFFGDINALIGAFGFMPLDFVLPFVFFNLTFKAFKRNPVFWLNITFAVFFSILGLVATVAAVRQIILDAKSYRLFANV is encoded by the exons ATGGGGAGTAATGGGCCAAGCTCCACAAATCTTCCCAGGGAAGAAGATGATCATCATCATAATGATACCAATAAAGCTCCCACTCTGGATGCTGGTGCTCAATTTGTTCTTAAATCCAGAG GATCATGGGTACATTGTGGATTCCACTTGACAACATCGATCGTTGCTCCTGCACTGCTGAGTCTGCCATATGCATTTGCCTCACTGGGTTGGACTGCCGGAGTTTTGAGCCTTTCGATCGGAGCACTCGTCACTTTTTATTCCTATAATTTGCTCTCTTTCGTACTCGAACATCATGCCCAGTTGGGTCGTAGACATCTCACGTTTCGCGACATGGCCCGTGATATTATAG GACAAAGATGGGGTATGTATTTTGTTGGCCCAATTCAGTTCCTTGTCTGCTATGGTGCAGTTGTGGCTTCTACACTATTGGGAGGACAATGCTTGAAG ATGATATATGTTTTATCGAGTCCAGATGGAGATATGAAGCTTTACCAATTTGTCATTATATTTGGTGGGCTGATGCTGATTTTGGCTCAAATCCCTTCTTTTCACTCGTTGAGGCATATCAACTTGGTTTCTTTGGTTCTATGCCTTGTCTATAGCGCATGTGCAACTGCTGGTTCCATCTATATTG GAAGTTCGTCCAAGGGACCAAGAAAGGACTATTCGGTGAACAGCAACAAGGAAACTCGTATATTTGGTATGTTAAATGCGCTGGCCATTATTGCAACTACTTTTGGCAATGGGATTATCCCAGAAATTCAG GCAACATTGGCACCACCGATAAAGGGGAAGATGTTCAAAGGGTTGTGTATTTGCTATTCAGTAGTGACAGCTACATTTTTCAGTGTGGCGATCTCCGGGTATTGGGCTTTTGGAAATCAAGCAAAGGGCCTCGTTCTCTCCAATTTCTTGGATGAACTCGGCAGGCCGTTGGTGCCCAAATGGTTCATTTTGATGACTAATATCTTCACTATCTTGCAGCTATCAGCAGTCGGCGTG GTATATTTGCAACCCACCAACGTAGTGTTGGAGAGGGCATTTGCAAACCCTAAAAGCAAAGAATTTTCTCCTCGAAATGTCATTCCGAGACTGATATCACGATCGATATCAGTCGTCGTTGCAACCACAATAGCCGCGATGCTTCCATTTTTTGGTGACATCAATGCGCTGATAGGGGCTTTTGGTTTCATGCCACTCGACTTCGTGCTtccttttgttttcttcaaccTCACATTCAAAGCATTCAAGCGAAACCCTGTTTTCTGGCTAAATATTACGTTTGCTGTGTTTTTCTCAATACTGGGGCTTGTCGCCACAGTTGCAGCAGTTAGACAGATAATTCTTGATGCCAAATCTTACAGATTATTCGCCAATGTCTGA
- the LOC140809854 gene encoding AP-2 complex subunit alpha-1-like isoform X1, translating into MALSGMRGLSVFISDVRNCQNKEQERLRVDKELGNLRTRFKNEKGLTHYEKKKYVWKMLYVYMLGYDVDFGHMEAVSLISAPKYPEKQVGYIVTSCLLNENHDFLRLAINTVRNDIIGRNETFQCLALTLVGNIGGREFAESLAPDVQKLLISSSVRPLVRKKAALCLLRLFRKNPDVVNVDGWADRMAQLLDERDLGVLTSSMSLLVALVANNHEAYWSCLPKCVRILERLIRNQDVPQEYTYYGIPSPWIQVRTMRALQYFPTIEDPNTRRSLFEVLQRILMGTDVVKNVNKNNASHAVLFEALALVMHLDAEKEMMSQCIALLGKFIAVREPNIRYLGLENMTRMLMVTEVQEIIKRHQAQIITSLKDPDSSIRRRALDLLYGMCDVSNAKDIVEELLQYLSTADFAMREELSLKAAILAEKFAPDLSWYVDVILQLIDKAGDFVSDDIWFRVVQFVTNNEDLQPYAALKARSYLDKPATHETMVKVSAYILGEYGHLLNRRPGCSPKEIFVIINEKLPTVSTSTIPILLSTYAKILMHAQPPDKELQSQICAIFNKYEGCIDSEIQQRAVEYRALSRKGAALMDVLAEMPKFPERQSSLIKKAEDSEADTAEQSAIKLRTQQQTSNALVVTDQLPANGTQPVGHLGIVKLPSMSNSDDNTSEQGITRENGILTVIDSQPPSTASLDLLGDLLAPLDIVGPPATTHRSEPSVASSDLQSGIGADALAIEPVEELAKNVQPIGDIAERFNALIVKDSGVLYEDPYIQIGIKAEWRAHHGRLVLFLGNKNVAPLLSVQAMILPPSHLQIELSLVPETIPPRAQVQCPLEVINLRPSRDLAVLDFSYKFGTHVQVNVKLRLPVLLNKFLQPISLSAEEFFQQWRSLSGPPLKLQEVVRGVRPMPLAEMINLFNSLRVMVCPGLDPNTNNLVASTTFYSESTRAMLCLMRIETDPADRSQLRMTIASGDHTLTLELKEFIKEQLVNIPIPSTPMPPQAQPISPPMTATSDPGDLLAGLLN; encoded by the exons ATGGCGCTTTCGGGGATGAGAGGATTGTCCGTCTTCATCAGTGATGTTCGGAATTGCCAGAATAAAGAACAGGAGCGGCTTCGTGTTGACAAAGAGCTGGGTAACTTGCGCACGCGTTTTAAGAATGAAAAG GGTCTCACACATTACGAGAAGAAGAAATATGTCTGGAAAATGCTTTACGTATATATGCTGGGTTATGATGTTGATTTTGGTCACATGGAAGCGGTTTCTTTAATATCCGCTCCGAAGTATCCTGAAAAGCAG GTTGGCTATATAGTCACGTCATGCCTTCTCAATGAGAATCATGATTTTTTGAGACTAGCAATTAATACAGTGCGGAATGATATTATTGGTCGTAATGAGACTTTTCAGTGTCTAGCTTTAACACTG GTTGGAAATATTGGTGGGAGAGAATTTGCTGAATCCCTAGCTCCTGATGTTCAAAAATTACTC ATTTCAAGCAGTGTCAGACCACTGGTGAGGAAGAAGGCAGCATTATGCCTACTGCGCCTCTTCAGAAAAAATCCTGATGTGGTGAATGTTGATGGCTG GGCGGATCGAATGGCTCAACTGTTAGATGAACGGGATCTGGGTGTCTTGACTTCTTCGATGAGTCTTCTAGTTGCTTTAGTTGCAAATAACCACGAGGCATATTGGAGTTGTCTTCCCAAATGTGTTAGAATACTGGAAAGGCTTATCAGGAACCAAGATGTTCCCCAAGAATACACATACTATGGTATTCCATCTCCTTGGATTCAG GTTAGGACAATGAGGGCCCTTCAGTATTTTCCAACCATTGAAGATCCAAACACTAGAAGATCATTGTTTGAG GTGTTACAAAGGATATTGATGGGAACTGATGTTGTGAAAAATGTGAACAAGAATAATGCATCACATGCCGTTCTTTTTGAAGCCCTTGCTCTC GTCATGCATCTTGACGCAGAAAAGGAAATGATGTCTCAGTGTATTGCATTGCTTGGTAAATTCATTGCTGTTCGGGAACCTAATATAAGATATCTTGGTTTG GAGAACATGACCAGGATGTTGATGGTCACAGAAGTACAGGAGATCATCAAAAGACATCAAGCCCAGATCATCACTTCCCTGAAGGATCCTGATTCCAG TATTAGGAGACGTGCACTCGATTTGCTATATGGCATGTGTGATGTCTCTAATGCAAAGGACATAGTTGAAGAATTATTACAG TATCTTAGCACAGCAGACTTTGCAATGCGTGAAGAATTGTCACTTAAAGCTGCTATTCTTGCTGAGAAGTTTGCACCTGATTTGTCGTG GTATGTTGATGTGATTCTTCAGTTGATTGACAAGGCAGGGGATTTTGTCAGTGATGACATTTGGTTTCGTGTAGTGCAGTTTGTGACTAACAACGAGGACCTACAG CCTTATGCAGCATTGAAAGCCAGAAGTTATCTTGATAAGCCTGCTACCCACGAGACAATGGTGAAG gtgaGTGCATACATCCTTGGAGAATATGGCCATCTTCTTAACCGACGCCCTGGATGTAGCCCAAAAGAGATCTTCGTCATCATAAATGAGAAGCTTCCTACCGTTTC GACTTCAACAATTCCTATTCTTCTTTCCACATATGCAAAAATTCTGATGCACGCCCAACCACCAGATAAGGAACTGCAGAGTCAAATTTGTGCAATTTTTAACAA GTATGAAGGTTGCATTGATTCTGAAATACAGCAAAGGGCGGTTGAATACCGTGCGCTGAGTAGGAAAGGTGCAGCTCTAATGGACGTACTTGCTGAAATGCCAAAGTTCCCTGAACGGCAG TCGTCATTGATAAAAAAAGCTGAAGATTCTGAGGCTGATACTGCTGAGCAAAGTGCAATTAAATTGCGGACACAGCAGCAGACTTCTAATGCTTTGGTAGTCACTGATCAACTTCCTGCAAATGGAACACAACCTGTTGGCCACCTTGGCATTGTGAAGCTGCCTAGCATGAGTAATTCG GATGATAACACTTCTGAACAAGGAATCACACGTGAAAATGGCATTCTGACCGTAATTGATTCTCAACCGCCCAGTACAGCTTCTCTTGATCTCCTTGGGGACCTTCTAGCCCCATTGGATATTGTAGGCCCTCCAGCTACTACACACCGGTCTGAGCCAAGTGTGGCATCATCTGATTTGCAAAGTGGTATAGGAGCTGATGCTTTAGCTATTGAACCTGTTGAAGAGCTTGCAAAGAATGTCCAG CCAATTGGCGATATTGCTGAACGGTTTAATGCTTTGATAGTGAAGGATAGTGGTGTATTATACGAGGACCCTTATATTCAG ATTGGCATAAAAGCTGAGTGGCGAGCACATCATGGGCGACTTGTTCTCTTCTTAGGAAATAAAAATGTCGCCCCTCTCCTCTCAGTTCAAGCTATGATATTGCCCCCTTCTCATTTACAGATCGAACTTTCATTAGTTCCCGAGACTATTCCTCCAAGGGCACAG GTTCAGTGCCCTCTTGAGGTTATCAACCTTCGGCCAAGCAGAGATCTAGCTGTTCTGGACTTCTCATACAAATTTGGAACCCATGTG CAGGTCAATGTAAAACTTCGCCTTCCCGTTCTATTGAACAAATTTCTTCAACCAATCTCACTTTCCGCTGAAGAGTTTTTCCAACAATGGAGATCACTCTCCGGGCCTCCATTGAAGCTGCAAGAAGTT GTGAGAGGTGTAAGGCCGATGCCACTAGCGGAAATGATAAACTTATTTAACAGTCTTCGAGTGATGGTTTGCCCAGGGCTG GATCCGAACACAAATAATTTGGTTGCTAGCACAACTTTCTACTCTGAAAGCACACGAGCCATGCTATGTTTG ATGAGAATAGAGACAGATCCAGCTGATCGTTCCCAGTTGCGGATGACAATTGCTTCTGGTGATCATACACTTACATTAGA GTTGAAGGAGTTCATTAAAGAACAATTAGTCAACATACCCATTCCTTCCACGCCTATGCCTCCTCAAGCTCAACCAATTAGTCCACCCATGACTGCAACATCAGATCCTGGGGATCTTCTTGCTGGTTTGCTTAACTGA
- the LOC140809854 gene encoding AP-2 complex subunit alpha-1-like isoform X2, whose translation MALSGMRGLSVFISDVRNCQNKEQERLRVDKELGNLRTRFKNEKGLTHYEKKKYVWKMLYVYMLGYDVDFGHMEAVSLISAPKYPEKQVGYIVTSCLLNENHDFLRLAINTVRNDIIGRNETFQCLALTLVGNIGGREFAESLAPDVQKLLISSSVRPLVRKKAALCLLRLFRKNPDVVNVDGWADRMAQLLDERDLGVLTSSMSLLVALVANNHEAYWSCLPKCVRILERLIRNQDVPQEYTYYGIPSPWIQVRTMRALQYFPTIEDPNTRRSLFEVLQRILMGTDVVKNVNKNNASHAVLFEALALVMHLDAEKEMMSQCIALLGKFIAVREPNIRYLGLENMTRMLMVTEVQEIIKRHQAQIITSLKDPDSSIRRRALDLLYGMCDVSNAKDIVEELLQYLSTADFAMREELSLKAAILAEKFAPDLSWYVDVILQLIDKAGDFVSDDIWFRVVQFVTNNEDLQPYAALKARSYLDKPATHETMVKVSAYILGEYGHLLNRRPGCSPKEIFVIINEKLPTVSTSTIPILLSTYAKILMHAQPPDKELQSQICAIFNKYEGCIDSEIQQRAVEYRALSRKGAALMDVLAEMPKFPERQSSLIKKAEDSEADTAEQSAIKLRTQQQTSNALVVTDQLPANGTQPVGHLGIVKLPSMSNSDDNTSEQGITRENGILTVIDSQPPSTASLDLLGDLLAPLDIVGPPATTHRSEPSVASSDLQSGIGADALAIEPVEELAKNVQPIGDIAERFNALIVKDSGVLYEDPYIQIGIKAEWRAHHGRLVLFLGNKNVAPLLSVQAMILPPSHLQIELSLVPETIPPRAQVQCPLEVINLRPSRDLAVLDFSYKFGTHVVNVKLRLPVLLNKFLQPISLSAEEFFQQWRSLSGPPLKLQEVVRGVRPMPLAEMINLFNSLRVMVCPGLDPNTNNLVASTTFYSESTRAMLCLMRIETDPADRSQLRMTIASGDHTLTLELKEFIKEQLVNIPIPSTPMPPQAQPISPPMTATSDPGDLLAGLLN comes from the exons ATGGCGCTTTCGGGGATGAGAGGATTGTCCGTCTTCATCAGTGATGTTCGGAATTGCCAGAATAAAGAACAGGAGCGGCTTCGTGTTGACAAAGAGCTGGGTAACTTGCGCACGCGTTTTAAGAATGAAAAG GGTCTCACACATTACGAGAAGAAGAAATATGTCTGGAAAATGCTTTACGTATATATGCTGGGTTATGATGTTGATTTTGGTCACATGGAAGCGGTTTCTTTAATATCCGCTCCGAAGTATCCTGAAAAGCAG GTTGGCTATATAGTCACGTCATGCCTTCTCAATGAGAATCATGATTTTTTGAGACTAGCAATTAATACAGTGCGGAATGATATTATTGGTCGTAATGAGACTTTTCAGTGTCTAGCTTTAACACTG GTTGGAAATATTGGTGGGAGAGAATTTGCTGAATCCCTAGCTCCTGATGTTCAAAAATTACTC ATTTCAAGCAGTGTCAGACCACTGGTGAGGAAGAAGGCAGCATTATGCCTACTGCGCCTCTTCAGAAAAAATCCTGATGTGGTGAATGTTGATGGCTG GGCGGATCGAATGGCTCAACTGTTAGATGAACGGGATCTGGGTGTCTTGACTTCTTCGATGAGTCTTCTAGTTGCTTTAGTTGCAAATAACCACGAGGCATATTGGAGTTGTCTTCCCAAATGTGTTAGAATACTGGAAAGGCTTATCAGGAACCAAGATGTTCCCCAAGAATACACATACTATGGTATTCCATCTCCTTGGATTCAG GTTAGGACAATGAGGGCCCTTCAGTATTTTCCAACCATTGAAGATCCAAACACTAGAAGATCATTGTTTGAG GTGTTACAAAGGATATTGATGGGAACTGATGTTGTGAAAAATGTGAACAAGAATAATGCATCACATGCCGTTCTTTTTGAAGCCCTTGCTCTC GTCATGCATCTTGACGCAGAAAAGGAAATGATGTCTCAGTGTATTGCATTGCTTGGTAAATTCATTGCTGTTCGGGAACCTAATATAAGATATCTTGGTTTG GAGAACATGACCAGGATGTTGATGGTCACAGAAGTACAGGAGATCATCAAAAGACATCAAGCCCAGATCATCACTTCCCTGAAGGATCCTGATTCCAG TATTAGGAGACGTGCACTCGATTTGCTATATGGCATGTGTGATGTCTCTAATGCAAAGGACATAGTTGAAGAATTATTACAG TATCTTAGCACAGCAGACTTTGCAATGCGTGAAGAATTGTCACTTAAAGCTGCTATTCTTGCTGAGAAGTTTGCACCTGATTTGTCGTG GTATGTTGATGTGATTCTTCAGTTGATTGACAAGGCAGGGGATTTTGTCAGTGATGACATTTGGTTTCGTGTAGTGCAGTTTGTGACTAACAACGAGGACCTACAG CCTTATGCAGCATTGAAAGCCAGAAGTTATCTTGATAAGCCTGCTACCCACGAGACAATGGTGAAG gtgaGTGCATACATCCTTGGAGAATATGGCCATCTTCTTAACCGACGCCCTGGATGTAGCCCAAAAGAGATCTTCGTCATCATAAATGAGAAGCTTCCTACCGTTTC GACTTCAACAATTCCTATTCTTCTTTCCACATATGCAAAAATTCTGATGCACGCCCAACCACCAGATAAGGAACTGCAGAGTCAAATTTGTGCAATTTTTAACAA GTATGAAGGTTGCATTGATTCTGAAATACAGCAAAGGGCGGTTGAATACCGTGCGCTGAGTAGGAAAGGTGCAGCTCTAATGGACGTACTTGCTGAAATGCCAAAGTTCCCTGAACGGCAG TCGTCATTGATAAAAAAAGCTGAAGATTCTGAGGCTGATACTGCTGAGCAAAGTGCAATTAAATTGCGGACACAGCAGCAGACTTCTAATGCTTTGGTAGTCACTGATCAACTTCCTGCAAATGGAACACAACCTGTTGGCCACCTTGGCATTGTGAAGCTGCCTAGCATGAGTAATTCG GATGATAACACTTCTGAACAAGGAATCACACGTGAAAATGGCATTCTGACCGTAATTGATTCTCAACCGCCCAGTACAGCTTCTCTTGATCTCCTTGGGGACCTTCTAGCCCCATTGGATATTGTAGGCCCTCCAGCTACTACACACCGGTCTGAGCCAAGTGTGGCATCATCTGATTTGCAAAGTGGTATAGGAGCTGATGCTTTAGCTATTGAACCTGTTGAAGAGCTTGCAAAGAATGTCCAG CCAATTGGCGATATTGCTGAACGGTTTAATGCTTTGATAGTGAAGGATAGTGGTGTATTATACGAGGACCCTTATATTCAG ATTGGCATAAAAGCTGAGTGGCGAGCACATCATGGGCGACTTGTTCTCTTCTTAGGAAATAAAAATGTCGCCCCTCTCCTCTCAGTTCAAGCTATGATATTGCCCCCTTCTCATTTACAGATCGAACTTTCATTAGTTCCCGAGACTATTCCTCCAAGGGCACAG GTTCAGTGCCCTCTTGAGGTTATCAACCTTCGGCCAAGCAGAGATCTAGCTGTTCTGGACTTCTCATACAAATTTGGAACCCATGTG GTCAATGTAAAACTTCGCCTTCCCGTTCTATTGAACAAATTTCTTCAACCAATCTCACTTTCCGCTGAAGAGTTTTTCCAACAATGGAGATCACTCTCCGGGCCTCCATTGAAGCTGCAAGAAGTT GTGAGAGGTGTAAGGCCGATGCCACTAGCGGAAATGATAAACTTATTTAACAGTCTTCGAGTGATGGTTTGCCCAGGGCTG GATCCGAACACAAATAATTTGGTTGCTAGCACAACTTTCTACTCTGAAAGCACACGAGCCATGCTATGTTTG ATGAGAATAGAGACAGATCCAGCTGATCGTTCCCAGTTGCGGATGACAATTGCTTCTGGTGATCATACACTTACATTAGA GTTGAAGGAGTTCATTAAAGAACAATTAGTCAACATACCCATTCCTTCCACGCCTATGCCTCCTCAAGCTCAACCAATTAGTCCACCCATGACTGCAACATCAGATCCTGGGGATCTTCTTGCTGGTTTGCTTAACTGA